Proteins encoded by one window of Candidatus Tanganyikabacteria bacterium:
- a CDS encoding Fic family protein codes for MKREGFLPDRRELLVKTPEGVWAFVPPDLPPALEPSWELLGAVTAAERALSELVGIARTLPNPHLLIGSFVRKEAVLSSKIEGTQASFSDLVFFEAGGMVFSPLADVQEVANYINALNHGLARRAEIPVCLRLIREIHAVLMQGVRGQNLAPGEFRRSQVFIGSTGGRIEDATYVPPPPGQELDRALGAFEEFLHKGSPLPELVRLALAHYQFEAIHPFMDGNGRIGRLLLTLLLCDWGLLNQPLLYLSAYFERHRQEYYRLLLEVSQHEAWEPWVLFFLRGVAEQSLDGVARAHKLQDLWRGYRERLQTAGASGRALKLVDSLFARPVLTIPQAEQELDLTYRGAQLVVNKLADQGVLEEVPEEYRGRTRLYWAPGIVEIMMDEELED; via the coding sequence GTGAAGCGAGAAGGGTTCTTGCCCGACCGGCGGGAGTTGCTGGTCAAGACGCCCGAGGGCGTCTGGGCCTTCGTGCCGCCGGACCTGCCGCCCGCGCTCGAACCGTCATGGGAGCTGCTCGGCGCGGTGACCGCGGCCGAGCGCGCTTTGAGCGAGCTGGTAGGCATCGCCCGGACGCTGCCGAACCCCCATCTGCTCATCGGCTCGTTCGTCCGGAAAGAGGCCGTCCTGTCCAGCAAGATCGAAGGCACCCAGGCGTCCTTCTCGGACCTGGTGTTCTTCGAGGCCGGCGGCATGGTCTTCTCGCCGCTGGCCGACGTCCAGGAGGTTGCCAACTACATCAACGCCCTGAACCACGGTCTGGCGCGCCGGGCGGAGATCCCGGTCTGCCTGCGACTCATCAGGGAGATACACGCGGTCCTCATGCAGGGCGTACGCGGGCAGAACCTGGCGCCCGGAGAATTCCGGCGGAGCCAGGTCTTCATCGGGTCGACCGGCGGGCGGATCGAGGATGCGACCTACGTGCCGCCGCCGCCCGGCCAGGAACTCGACCGGGCCCTGGGGGCGTTCGAGGAGTTCCTTCACAAGGGCTCGCCGCTGCCCGAACTCGTGCGACTCGCCCTGGCACACTACCAGTTCGAGGCCATCCACCCCTTCATGGACGGCAACGGCCGGATCGGCCGGCTGCTCCTGACCTTGCTGCTCTGCGACTGGGGCTTGCTGAACCAGCCGTTGCTCTACCTGTCGGCCTACTTCGAACGGCACCGCCAGGAGTATTACCGGCTGTTGCTGGAGGTTAGCCAGCACGAGGCGTGGGAGCCGTGGGTGCTGTTCTTCCTGAGGGGCGTCGCCGAGCAGTCCCTGGACGGCGTGGCCAGGGCCCACAAGCTCCAGGATCTCTGGCGCGGCTATCGCGAGCGGTTGCAGACGGCGGGCGCGTCGGGACGCGCACTCAAGCTCGTCGACTCGCTCTTCGCCCGGCCGGTGCTCACGATACCGCAGGCCGAGCAAGAACTCGACCTCACGTACCGCGGCGCGCAACTGGTCGTCAACAAGCTTGCCGACCAGGGCGTCCTCGAAGAGGTTCCCGAAGAGTACCGGGGCCGCACGAGGCTCTACTGGGCGCCCGGGATCGTCGAGATCATGATGGACGAAGAACTCGAGGACTGA
- a CDS encoding DUF4686 domain-containing protein, with product MSALPRSSTMVKPTGPVPASEGPPPPPAIARPPLRVPLSKALTMQLQAFRRRNRDGYKPAPTEAAPVAMPEDLPDETLEQAKDRLARFDQAVVAAKKRLDAAEEKLGQSEAKLVATRSEIATVQRERSVLGQKIATVQRQIADIDSRGAQLAERKADLLIRIADHEAKLDTATDAQFQKAASDLRVLKQELKTVRAEQGELREQRRTLLVSLGQSISTFVAGTMATIESAAKAVGAWLWRHLGPLRRPLENLANWGPVKTGLEFAGKVWSGVRGYFARHSEAGAAGAPSEREKQVLERLGEAVAGAVAARKEALAAGRTREVDEDREIARIAIQEAALASEKAPLVQALAGLLAEDRKLEAKSQELLAREREEQRQVEIDRQARDQAQRQYEEAQSRKRAEEKRYWELYDQRKRDEQRYAEQSAEKKREAARLDGKRQEAQRLETLADEVRRLTVNAAQAGAPDAAIGTTSTGKPVAPIDEGTVARAREQKARIKEATRIREDAAPRVARQLDAVANLAEDKVASLAPGQEKFSVADAATVARRRYRRDLLES from the coding sequence ATGAGCGCGCTGCCGAGGAGTTCGACCATGGTCAAGCCGACGGGTCCGGTCCCCGCCTCCGAGGGTCCGCCCCCACCGCCTGCGATTGCCAGGCCCCCCCTGCGGGTGCCGCTGAGCAAGGCGCTGACCATGCAGTTGCAAGCGTTCCGGCGTCGCAACCGCGACGGCTACAAGCCGGCGCCCACCGAGGCGGCGCCGGTCGCGATGCCCGAGGACCTGCCCGACGAGACGCTCGAGCAGGCCAAGGATCGCCTGGCGCGGTTCGATCAGGCAGTCGTGGCGGCCAAGAAGCGCCTGGATGCAGCCGAGGAAAAGCTCGGGCAGAGCGAGGCCAAGCTTGTCGCCACCCGGTCCGAGATCGCCACGGTCCAGCGCGAGCGCTCCGTCCTCGGCCAGAAGATCGCCACCGTGCAGCGGCAGATCGCCGATATCGACAGCCGCGGCGCGCAACTGGCCGAACGCAAGGCCGACCTGCTGATCCGCATAGCCGACCACGAGGCGAAGCTGGACACGGCCACCGATGCGCAGTTCCAGAAGGCCGCCAGCGACCTGCGGGTGTTGAAGCAGGAGCTCAAGACCGTCCGCGCCGAGCAGGGCGAACTGCGGGAGCAACGCCGCACGCTGCTGGTGTCCCTCGGCCAGTCCATCTCGACCTTCGTGGCCGGCACCATGGCCACCATCGAGTCTGCCGCCAAGGCGGTCGGCGCCTGGCTATGGCGGCACCTGGGGCCGCTGCGCCGCCCGCTGGAGAACCTGGCCAACTGGGGCCCGGTCAAGACGGGCCTGGAGTTCGCGGGAAAGGTCTGGAGCGGCGTCCGGGGCTATTTCGCCCGGCACTCGGAAGCGGGTGCCGCCGGCGCTCCGTCCGAGCGGGAAAAGCAGGTGCTCGAGCGGCTGGGCGAGGCTGTCGCCGGTGCCGTCGCGGCGCGCAAGGAGGCGCTTGCGGCCGGCCGGACCAGGGAAGTCGACGAAGATCGCGAGATCGCCCGCATCGCCATCCAGGAGGCGGCCCTGGCCAGCGAGAAGGCGCCGCTCGTCCAGGCCCTCGCCGGCCTACTGGCCGAGGACCGGAAGCTGGAAGCGAAGTCCCAGGAACTGCTGGCCCGCGAGCGCGAGGAGCAGCGCCAGGTCGAGATCGACCGGCAGGCCCGCGACCAGGCGCAGCGGCAGTACGAGGAGGCGCAATCCCGCAAGCGCGCCGAGGAGAAGCGCTACTGGGAACTCTACGACCAGCGCAAGCGCGACGAGCAGCGCTACGCCGAGCAATCCGCGGAGAAGAAGCGCGAGGCCGCCCGCCTCGACGGCAAGCGCCAGGAGGCGCAGCGGCTCGAGACCCTGGCCGACGAGGTGCGGCGGCTGACGGTCAACGCCGCCCAGGCCGGAGCCCCTGATGCCGCGATCGGCACCACGTCGACCGGCAAGCCGGTCGCCCCCATCGACGAGGGCACGGTCGCCCGCGCCCGGGAGCAGAAGGCGCGCATCAAGGAAGCGACCAGGATCCGCGAGGATGCCGCGCCCAGGGTCGCCCGGCAACTCGATGCCGTCGCCAACCTGGCCGAGGACAAGGTGGCGTCCCTGGCCCCGGGTCAGGAGAAGTTCAGCGTCGCCGACGCGGCCACCGTGGCCCGGCGGCGCTATCGCCGGGACCTCCTGGAGAGCTGA